A region of Acidithiobacillus ferridurans DNA encodes the following proteins:
- the draG gene encoding ADP-ribosyl-[dinitrogen reductase] hydrolase, with protein sequence MGYDLRERALGAYLGLAVGDALGATVEFMSPSEIREEYGVHRNMTGGGWLHLRPGQVTDDTQMCLVLGRSILADEQWSITRFGEGMVQWLRSHPVDVGNTCRRGIRRFMLNGSTAAEPAEWDAGNGACVRNLPVVLATLNAPAAFRRMSVEQAHLTHHHPLSDVATLTLGEMLRCALRGEGVSSVRRLADALLARYPEFKFKKIPQAPTPYIVDTVRAVLYALLHTDNFKDCLITVVNQGGDADTTGALAGMLAGGLYGTYGLPGTWLQRLDPAVQKEIAAQVDQLLTRGERTDHEQLPASMPPRILFYGKPGCTNNARQIALLTAAGCAVEVHDLLQTAWTAATLRPFFADRPVAEWFNPASPRVKSGEIVPEAFTEAEALAAMLLDPLLIRRPLMEAGGAKIAGFSEDQLRLWTSVSLDVYAEGTGAATDNCRRSVPCPSVRQGRSLTKTPAASSHANAS encoded by the coding sequence ATGGGCTATGACTTGCGGGAAAGAGCGTTAGGTGCCTACCTGGGATTGGCGGTCGGTGATGCCCTGGGCGCGACGGTGGAGTTCATGAGTCCCAGCGAAATCCGGGAGGAATATGGTGTTCACCGCAATATGACCGGCGGCGGCTGGCTGCATTTACGCCCCGGACAAGTGACCGACGATACCCAGATGTGTCTGGTGTTGGGGCGGAGCATCCTTGCCGATGAACAATGGTCCATCACCCGCTTTGGCGAGGGGATGGTGCAGTGGTTGCGCAGTCATCCCGTGGATGTGGGCAATACCTGCCGCCGGGGAATCCGGCGCTTTATGCTCAACGGCAGTACCGCCGCGGAACCGGCGGAATGGGATGCGGGCAATGGCGCATGTGTGCGCAACCTCCCCGTGGTGCTGGCCACCCTGAACGCCCCCGCGGCCTTCCGGCGGATGAGTGTGGAACAGGCGCACCTGACCCACCATCACCCGCTGTCGGATGTCGCGACCCTGACGTTGGGAGAGATGTTGCGCTGCGCGCTGCGCGGTGAAGGTGTTTCATCGGTGCGCCGTCTGGCGGATGCACTGCTGGCACGGTATCCGGAATTCAAATTCAAAAAAATTCCCCAGGCGCCTACGCCCTATATTGTGGATACGGTGCGTGCCGTCCTGTATGCGCTGCTTCATACCGATAATTTTAAAGACTGCCTGATTACGGTGGTCAACCAGGGTGGGGATGCCGACACCACGGGCGCCCTCGCGGGCATGCTGGCGGGAGGTCTGTACGGGACTTACGGGCTTCCCGGCACTTGGCTGCAGCGTCTGGATCCCGCGGTTCAGAAAGAAATCGCAGCGCAGGTGGATCAGCTTCTGACCCGGGGTGAGCGAACGGATCATGAGCAGTTGCCGGCCAGCATGCCGCCGCGTATCTTGTTTTACGGAAAACCAGGCTGCACCAATAATGCGCGGCAGATTGCACTGTTGACGGCTGCCGGCTGTGCCGTGGAGGTGCATGACTTATTGCAGACCGCCTGGACGGCGGCAACCCTGCGTCCATTTTTTGCGGATCGGCCCGTCGCCGAGTGGTTCAACCCGGCCTCGCCGCGGGTAAAGTCGGGTGAGATCGTTCCGGAGGCGTTTACAGAAGCCGAGGCACTCGCCGCGATGCTGTTGGACCCGCTTCTCATTCGTCGCCCGCTCATGGAAGCGGGAGGCGCCAAAATCGCCGGCTTTTCCGAGGATCAATTACGCCTGTGGACGTCCGTATCTCTTGACGTGTATGCTGAAGGCACCGGCGCCGCTACAGACAATTGTCGACGGTCGGTCCCTTGCCCAAGCGTCAGGCAGGGCCGCAGTCTCACCAAAACTCCAGCCGCCTCGTCCCACGCCAACGCCTCCTGA
- the nifB gene encoding nitrogenase cofactor biosynthesis protein NifB, giving the protein MASQIISLSSIATPNNGVDLEEIMQQKAEHQGCGTSGGSGKASCGSGAGQGDLAPEIWEKVKNHPCYSEEAHHHYARMHVAVAPACNIQCNYCNRKYDCANESRPGVVSEKLTPEQAAKKVLAVASTIPQMTVLGIAGPGDPLANPEKTFKTFELISKTAPDIKLCLSTNGLTLPDHVDTIASFNVDHVTITINMVDADIGAQIYPWIYYKNKRYKGREAAQILTDRQMLGLEMLTERGILCKVNSVMIPGINDHHLVEVNRAVKSRGAFLHNIMPLISAPEHGTVFGLNGQRGPTAQELKALQDSCEGEMNMMRHCRQCRADAVGLLGEDRSAEFTTEAVMAMDVEYDLESRKAYQSLVEQERQAKADAKQAELETLAGEQSDIKILIAVATKGSGRVNEHFGHATEFQIYEASASGAKFVGHRRVDLYCQGGYGEEEALETTVIRAINDCTAVFVAKIGGCPKASLEAAGIDAVDRYAFEYIEQSIIAYYRDYLDNIRSGAIVHGQRGDAEIRQGAYVAA; this is encoded by the coding sequence ATGGCATCCCAAATAATTTCTCTTTCCAGTATTGCCACACCCAATAACGGGGTGGATCTGGAGGAGATCATGCAGCAAAAGGCAGAACACCAAGGTTGTGGTACGAGCGGCGGTTCCGGCAAGGCCAGTTGCGGCAGCGGAGCGGGGCAGGGAGATCTGGCACCAGAGATCTGGGAAAAGGTCAAGAATCACCCCTGCTATAGTGAAGAAGCGCATCATCATTACGCCCGTATGCACGTTGCGGTGGCGCCCGCCTGCAATATCCAGTGCAATTACTGTAACCGCAAATATGACTGCGCCAACGAAAGTCGTCCCGGTGTCGTCAGTGAAAAACTGACGCCGGAGCAAGCGGCTAAAAAGGTGCTGGCCGTGGCCTCCACCATTCCGCAAATGACGGTGTTGGGTATTGCTGGTCCGGGTGATCCTCTGGCCAATCCCGAAAAAACTTTCAAGACCTTTGAACTGATCTCGAAAACAGCGCCGGATATCAAACTCTGCCTGTCTACCAATGGGCTGACCCTCCCCGACCATGTCGATACCATTGCCAGCTTTAATGTGGATCATGTCACCATTACCATCAATATGGTGGATGCGGATATAGGCGCCCAGATCTATCCCTGGATTTATTACAAGAACAAGCGGTACAAGGGGCGTGAAGCGGCGCAGATACTCACCGACCGGCAAATGCTGGGACTGGAAATGCTGACCGAGCGCGGCATTCTCTGTAAGGTGAATTCGGTCATGATCCCTGGCATCAATGATCATCATCTGGTGGAAGTCAACCGGGCCGTCAAAAGCCGCGGAGCTTTTCTTCACAACATCATGCCCCTGATTTCCGCCCCTGAACATGGCACCGTTTTCGGCTTGAACGGCCAGCGCGGCCCGACCGCACAGGAACTCAAAGCCTTGCAGGACAGTTGCGAAGGCGAAATGAACATGATGCGCCACTGTCGGCAATGCCGGGCGGACGCGGTGGGTCTGCTGGGCGAGGACCGTTCGGCGGAGTTCACGACCGAAGCCGTCATGGCGATGGATGTGGAATATGACCTCGAATCGCGCAAGGCCTACCAGTCGCTGGTGGAGCAGGAACGGCAGGCGAAAGCGGATGCCAAGCAGGCGGAACTGGAAACCCTGGCCGGCGAGCAATCCGATATCAAAATCCTCATCGCGGTGGCGACGAAAGGCAGCGGGCGGGTCAACGAGCACTTCGGCCATGCCACCGAGTTTCAGATTTATGAGGCGAGTGCGTCCGGGGCAAAATTTGTCGGCCACCGTCGCGTGGACCTCTATTGCCAAGGCGGTTATGGCGAAGAGGAAGCCCTGGAAACCACCGTCATCCGCGCGATCAACGATTGTACGGCAGTTTTTGTGGCCAAGATCGGTGGCTGTCCGAAAGCCTCGCTGGAGGCGGCCGGAATCGATGCGGTGGATCGTTACGCTTTTGAATATATCGAGCAGTCCATCATTGCCTATTATCGGGATTATCTCGATAACATCCGTAGTGGGGCCATTGTCCATGGCCAGCGTGGAGATGCGGAGATCCGGCAAGGGGCGTATGTAGCTGCATAA
- a CDS encoding DegT/DnrJ/EryC1/StrS family aminotransferase, which produces MTALEIPLSDPDISTGELEAVEAVLRSTRISAGEQVEAFEAAFAAYHGRRYAIAVASPTLALMLCLRAYELRAGDEVILSPYSWWQIGHALAWYGVQPVFADIDYYSGTISPKGAEALITEKTRAILAGNTKGHPAFWQELRAMANENGLILLEDSTEAIGSRYQDKLVGSFGDSAIFAFAQPSALVCGEGAMIVTDDTGTLSRLRQYRARGISERGSVVAATRPPLQAEMSDIQAAIGLVQLNRLDGILQRRQQVEALYFEYMKSFEGIKDPYHGPDATAVHWFVYEVHLGTRFSRSSRDAIVTDLRAQGIEAASYCLPMHTQSYYRERGGGHCPTAVRVSDRTLVLPFHPRLGEEEIAFIVETLKDASVNVGAGAAIY; this is translated from the coding sequence ATGACCGCGCTCGAAATCCCGCTCTCAGACCCGGACATCAGCACCGGCGAACTGGAAGCCGTAGAGGCGGTGTTGCGTTCCACCCGCATCAGCGCGGGGGAACAAGTGGAGGCCTTCGAAGCGGCGTTTGCTGCCTATCACGGGCGGCGCTACGCCATCGCCGTCGCCAGTCCGACCCTGGCGTTGATGCTCTGTCTGCGTGCCTACGAACTCAGGGCGGGCGACGAAGTCATCCTCTCCCCCTATAGCTGGTGGCAGATCGGGCATGCCCTGGCATGGTACGGGGTGCAGCCGGTGTTCGCCGATATCGACTACTACTCCGGCACGATCTCCCCCAAAGGGGCTGAGGCTCTGATCACGGAGAAAACCCGGGCGATCCTCGCCGGTAATACCAAGGGGCATCCCGCCTTCTGGCAGGAGCTGCGCGCGATGGCCAACGAAAATGGCCTGATTCTGTTGGAAGATTCGACGGAGGCCATCGGCTCCCGTTATCAGGACAAATTGGTCGGCAGCTTCGGGGATAGCGCTATTTTCGCCTTTGCCCAGCCCTCCGCCCTAGTCTGCGGTGAAGGAGCCATGATCGTCACGGACGATACCGGAACCCTCAGCCGTCTGCGCCAGTACCGCGCGCGGGGCATCAGTGAGCGGGGCTCGGTGGTGGCGGCTACCCGTCCACCTCTGCAGGCAGAAATGAGCGATATTCAAGCAGCAATAGGATTGGTCCAGCTCAACCGCCTGGACGGTATTTTGCAACGCCGACAGCAGGTGGAAGCGCTTTACTTTGAGTATATGAAGTCCTTTGAAGGGATCAAGGATCCTTACCACGGGCCGGATGCCACCGCCGTGCACTGGTTTGTGTATGAAGTACACCTTGGTACGCGCTTTAGCCGCAGCAGTCGGGACGCCATCGTCACCGATCTCCGCGCCCAAGGTATCGAGGCGGCCTCTTACTGCCTGCCCATGCATACCCAATCCTATTATCGCGAGAGGGGTGGCGGTCACTGTCCGACCGCCGTGCGGGTGTCCGACCGCACCCTGGTCCTGCCTTTTCACCCCCGTCTGGGCGAAGAGGAAATCGCATTTATCGTTGAAACCCTGAAGGATGCATCCGTCAATGTGGGTGCTGGCGCCGCCATTTATTAG
- the nifA gene encoding nif-specific transcriptional activator NifA, producing the protein MKDRVTPNHFQELTTIYEVSKVLSSSMDLEHTLNDVLKTLESHLHISPSMIVLRMNEEIVGVIAATGLSVAEIERGRYRLGEGMIGKIMRAGMPVVIPDVSQEPAFLHRAFEPEISQRLHAFVGVPIKVGYECIGVLAIYRSERHKGVSFRSDVRLLQMIANLVGQTVNLHQGISAERNRLLQEKHRLQKELQKRYSIKNVIGNSRAMQAVFADVHQAAPGKATILLRGESGTGKEVIARAIHYLSPRRDKAFVSLNCAALPESILESELFGHERGAFTGATQERKGRFELADGGTLFLDEIGDISPAFQAKLLRVLQEREFERVGGSQTRRVNVRIITATNRNLEEAVSKGEFRADLYYRINVVSIFLPPLRERREDIPALIEYFLARYNAENQRKLTLTPEALQTMVSCYWPGNVRELENCVERTATMMRGDIIRSLDVPCQRNQCLSMALRPLEGSHPIVTMKVSGNSSMPLPVMPEPAEQVADGAAASDVEGSTPLSERDRLIQAMDRCGWVQAKAARLLGTTTRKLGYALNKHGIEVKKL; encoded by the coding sequence ATGAAAGATCGCGTAACACCCAACCATTTTCAGGAGCTGACGACCATCTATGAGGTGAGTAAGGTGCTCAGCTCTTCCATGGATCTTGAACACACCCTGAACGATGTGCTGAAGACGCTGGAAAGTCATCTGCATATCTCGCCGTCCATGATCGTATTGCGCATGAACGAGGAAATAGTGGGGGTAATCGCGGCCACAGGGTTGTCCGTTGCCGAAATAGAACGGGGGCGTTATCGGTTAGGGGAGGGGATGATCGGCAAGATCATGCGTGCCGGTATGCCGGTGGTGATCCCGGATGTCTCTCAGGAACCGGCTTTTCTGCACCGCGCCTTTGAACCGGAGATCAGCCAGCGCTTGCATGCTTTTGTAGGGGTGCCGATCAAGGTGGGCTACGAGTGTATCGGTGTGCTCGCCATCTATCGCAGTGAGCGGCACAAGGGCGTGAGTTTCCGTTCCGATGTCCGCTTGTTACAGATGATCGCCAATCTGGTGGGACAGACCGTCAATTTGCATCAGGGTATCTCGGCGGAAAGAAATCGCCTCCTGCAGGAAAAGCATCGTCTGCAGAAGGAACTCCAGAAACGTTACAGCATCAAGAATGTCATCGGCAACAGCCGGGCCATGCAGGCGGTATTCGCCGATGTGCATCAGGCGGCACCGGGCAAGGCGACCATATTGCTGCGCGGCGAATCGGGCACCGGCAAGGAAGTTATCGCCCGCGCCATTCACTACCTCAGCCCCCGTCGCGACAAGGCCTTTGTTTCGCTCAATTGCGCGGCGCTCCCGGAAAGCATTCTCGAATCGGAACTCTTCGGACATGAGCGCGGTGCGTTTACCGGCGCTACCCAGGAGCGCAAAGGACGTTTTGAACTGGCAGATGGCGGCACGTTGTTTCTCGATGAGATCGGCGATATCTCTCCGGCTTTTCAGGCCAAGCTCTTACGGGTGTTACAGGAGCGCGAATTCGAGCGGGTGGGTGGCAGCCAGACCCGGCGCGTTAATGTGCGCATCATCACTGCCACCAACCGCAATCTCGAAGAGGCGGTGAGCAAGGGCGAGTTCCGTGCCGATCTCTACTACCGGATCAACGTCGTCAGTATCTTCCTGCCTCCACTGCGGGAACGTCGTGAGGATATCCCCGCCCTGATCGAATATTTCCTCGCCCGTTATAACGCCGAGAATCAGCGCAAACTGACCCTTACCCCGGAAGCCTTGCAAACCATGGTGTCCTGCTACTGGCCGGGCAACGTGCGGGAACTGGAAAACTGCGTCGAACGTACCGCCACCATGATGCGCGGAGATATCATCCGCAGTCTCGATGTGCCCTGTCAGCGTAATCAGTGCCTCTCCATGGCCTTGCGACCGCTGGAAGGGAGCCATCCCATCGTCACCATGAAGGTTTCAGGCAATAGTAGTATGCCGCTGCCCGTAATGCCCGAACCAGCGGAGCAAGTAGCGGATGGGGCGGCGGCAAGTGATGTGGAGGGTTCTACTCCCTTGTCAGAACGGGATCGTCTGATTCAGGCTATGGATCGTTGTGGTTGGGTACAAGCCAAAGCGGCTCGTTTGTTAGGGACGACTACCCGCAAACTCGGCTATGCCCTCAATAAACATGGCATAGAAGTTAAAAAGCTCTAA
- a CDS encoding SIR2 family NAD-dependent protein deacylase, which yields MTMDKDLSEIFNGLAEGRIIPYLGPGLLPEAGATLPSGLSALAEVLSGQVTVPHKVRRNLTGAAQYIENFKHRKTLVGMMDKTFAGDPPIHPLQRDLAARKLPLIVHLWYDNGMAKALAEQGTRWGRIQGLSQTEHYGHWTGYMDAEGQSVEAAVAAQWDTILYEPWGSQSPANNYLVSDTDFVEVLTEIDIQTPIPEIVQQIRTGRHFLFVGCRFNDQLQRNFARQIMKRSSDRHWALIEAPLTRNEARFVREQGIRVLQLPTGVLSGSGAAVAKAG from the coding sequence ATGACTATGGACAAGGATCTTTCGGAAATCTTCAATGGCCTTGCGGAAGGGCGCATCATTCCGTATCTCGGTCCCGGCCTGTTGCCGGAGGCCGGGGCCACCCTGCCCAGCGGGTTGTCGGCATTGGCGGAAGTGCTCAGCGGCCAGGTGACAGTGCCTCACAAGGTCCGGCGCAACCTTACCGGGGCCGCGCAGTATATTGAGAACTTCAAGCACCGCAAGACCCTCGTGGGCATGATGGACAAGACCTTTGCCGGGGATCCGCCGATTCATCCCTTGCAGCGCGACCTGGCCGCGCGAAAACTCCCGTTGATCGTCCACCTCTGGTACGACAACGGTATGGCCAAAGCGTTGGCCGAACAGGGTACACGCTGGGGCCGTATCCAGGGGCTCAGTCAGACCGAGCATTACGGCCACTGGACGGGATATATGGATGCCGAGGGCCAGTCGGTTGAAGCCGCAGTAGCTGCCCAATGGGACACGATCCTGTATGAGCCTTGGGGTTCACAAAGCCCGGCCAACAATTACCTCGTTTCTGATACGGATTTTGTCGAAGTGCTGACGGAAATTGACATTCAGACGCCTATTCCGGAGATCGTCCAACAAATCCGCACGGGGCGTCATTTTCTGTTTGTCGGATGCCGTTTCAATGACCAGTTGCAGCGCAATTTCGCCCGCCAGATCATGAAGCGTTCATCGGATCGTCATTGGGCGCTGATAGAGGCGCCGCTGACTCGGAACGAAGCGCGCTTTGTTCGCGAGCAGGGGATTCGGGTACTCCAGCTACCCACTGGCGTCTTGTCTGGTAGTGGGGCCGCCGTGGCCAAGGCAGGTTAG
- a CDS encoding 4Fe4S-binding leucine-rich repeat protein, protein MSDPDEAIDWQGNAVVCEACSERGISGLRCEPLHACMHDRYAKRVDRFFRWNPQIAKDYLQHGYFEVRACAARYADIFHLPALMNDPDETVRWAVAQRLPQRYLLRMIHDPHREVRIRVAARLEERNLPAMMHDADYYVRLEVARRLPKGLLPLMMHDADVEVRRVVAKRIGVDALVKMLQDDDPGVRLDAIQRVPVSILSVLVDDSDWRIRYEVAARGDKEAVIRLLADEDDEVRRCAAARLGKGELVSRQRLPAEGGIWPE, encoded by the coding sequence ATGAGTGATCCCGATGAGGCCATTGACTGGCAGGGGAATGCTGTCGTCTGTGAGGCTTGTTCCGAGCGCGGAATTTCTGGTCTGCGCTGTGAACCGCTGCATGCCTGCATGCATGATCGCTACGCTAAAAGGGTGGACCGCTTTTTTCGCTGGAATCCGCAGATCGCCAAGGATTATCTGCAACACGGTTACTTTGAGGTGCGGGCTTGTGCCGCACGTTATGCGGATATTTTTCATCTGCCCGCGCTCATGAACGATCCCGACGAAACGGTACGCTGGGCGGTAGCGCAACGGCTTCCGCAACGCTATCTGCTGCGGATGATCCACGACCCGCATCGGGAGGTGCGTATCCGCGTAGCCGCGCGGCTGGAGGAACGTAACCTGCCTGCCATGATGCACGATGCGGATTATTACGTGCGTCTGGAGGTGGCGCGTCGCCTGCCCAAAGGCCTGTTGCCACTCATGATGCATGATGCCGACGTCGAGGTCCGGCGGGTTGTGGCCAAACGTATCGGCGTGGATGCCCTGGTCAAAATGCTGCAGGACGATGATCCCGGAGTCCGTTTGGATGCTATTCAGCGCGTACCGGTGTCCATCTTGTCCGTATTGGTTGATGATTCGGATTGGCGAATTCGCTATGAGGTGGCCGCACGGGGAGACAAGGAAGCGGTAATCCGCTTGTTGGCGGATGAAGATGATGAGGTGCGCCGTTGCGCTGCGGCGCGTTTGGGGAAGGGTGAACTGGTTTCCAGACAACGATTACCAGCGGAGGGTGGAATATGGCCGGAATAA
- a CDS encoding HesB/IscA family protein, with the protein MELTFTPKAERFIQRMITFGGGNASSAFRLAVKPGGCSGLSYDFHIVDAAEPGDVAINSHGIPVLLEQKSIPFLNGVVVDCEDSLMNTGLVFTNPNAAASCGCGTSFTPKE; encoded by the coding sequence ATGGAACTCACCTTTACGCCGAAAGCGGAACGCTTTATCCAGCGGATGATCACCTTTGGCGGTGGAAATGCCTCCAGTGCTTTCCGCCTTGCGGTAAAGCCGGGCGGATGCTCCGGCCTTTCTTACGATTTTCACATTGTCGACGCTGCGGAACCCGGCGATGTGGCCATCAACAGTCATGGCATCCCGGTGCTGCTGGAACAGAAGAGTATCCCTTTTCTCAACGGAGTCGTCGTCGATTGCGAGGACAGTCTGATGAATACCGGGTTGGTCTTTACCAATCCCAATGCGGCGGCCAGTTGTGGCTGCGGAACGTCATTTACACCCAAGGAATAA
- a CDS encoding 4Fe-4S binding protein, which produces MAYKIVSSQCTSCSACEPECPNMAISEKNGTFVINAAKCTECINYFDEPQCVAVCPVDDTCIIDNNYPRYVA; this is translated from the coding sequence ATGGCTTATAAAATCGTCAGTTCCCAATGCACCAGTTGTTCGGCCTGTGAACCGGAATGTCCGAATATGGCCATTTCCGAAAAGAATGGCACGTTTGTGATCAATGCAGCCAAGTGTACGGAATGCATAAATTATTTCGATGAACCTCAGTGTGTGGCGGTATGCCCGGTGGATGACACCTGCATCATTGACAACAACTATCCCCGTTATGTCGCTTAG
- a CDS encoding cysteine desulfurase family protein, whose translation MSMMRSIYLDNNATTALAPVVLDAMLPYLFSEHANPSSASEAGVRVKKALGDARIAVAHFMGATPAELIFTSGATESNQTAIMGALSLSKGKRHLITSQVEHPSVLLMCQHLERLGIEVTYLPVDEEGRLSLEDLHAALRSDTALVSLMWANNETGVVFPIAEATAIAHAAGALFHTDATQAIGKVSVNAVASGVDFLSCSAHKIHGPKGVGALFVRKGIALPPLFHGHQERGRRGGTENVPAIIGFGAAIRLVTDVESDACYLRGLRDHFEQGLLAFMPCARIHGQEAERLPNTSNIGFIAIDAEELLYRLEQKGITAAAGAACAAGRQEPSHVLTAMGISKTAVLSSLRFSFGRMNQLEDVEQLLRVLPSLLLDMMDMPPITAAPLISCAHSQ comes from the coding sequence ATGAGTATGATGCGCAGCATTTATCTCGATAATAATGCGACTACGGCCTTGGCGCCGGTGGTGCTGGATGCCATGCTGCCTTATTTGTTCTCGGAGCATGCTAATCCTTCCAGCGCTTCTGAAGCGGGTGTACGCGTCAAGAAGGCGTTGGGTGATGCGCGGATCGCTGTCGCCCATTTTATGGGCGCCACCCCTGCAGAGTTGATTTTTACCAGTGGCGCGACGGAGAGTAATCAGACGGCAATTATGGGTGCGCTTTCTCTGAGCAAAGGTAAACGTCATCTCATCACCAGTCAGGTAGAACATCCTTCAGTATTACTCATGTGTCAGCATTTGGAGCGCTTAGGGATTGAAGTGACTTACCTGCCGGTGGATGAAGAGGGGCGTCTAAGCCTGGAGGACCTGCACGCTGCTTTACGTTCAGATACGGCTCTGGTTTCCCTGATGTGGGCCAATAATGAAACGGGTGTGGTCTTTCCCATTGCTGAAGCTACGGCTATTGCGCATGCTGCAGGGGCTCTTTTTCATACGGATGCAACTCAGGCGATCGGCAAGGTATCGGTGAACGCAGTTGCCTCGGGTGTCGATTTTTTGTCCTGCTCGGCACATAAGATTCACGGTCCCAAGGGCGTGGGGGCATTGTTCGTCCGCAAAGGCATTGCCTTACCACCCTTGTTTCATGGTCATCAGGAACGGGGACGGCGGGGCGGAACCGAGAATGTTCCTGCCATTATCGGTTTTGGGGCTGCCATTCGTTTGGTCACCGATGTCGAAAGCGACGCGTGTTACTTGCGGGGATTGCGTGATCATTTTGAACAAGGTCTATTGGCTTTCATGCCCTGTGCACGCATCCACGGACAGGAAGCCGAACGGTTACCCAATACCAGTAATATCGGATTTATTGCTATCGACGCGGAAGAGTTGCTCTATCGCCTGGAACAGAAAGGGATTACGGCTGCCGCCGGTGCCGCCTGTGCGGCCGGTCGGCAGGAGCCTTCTCATGTGCTCACGGCAATGGGCATCTCCAAAACGGCGGTACTGTCCTCGCTTCGGTTCTCCTTCGGGCGTATGAACCAGTTGGAGGATGTGGAACAGCTGCTTCGCGTATTACCGTCCCTCCTGCTGGATATGATGGATATGCCGCCCATCACGGCCGCACCATTGATTTCCTGTGCACACTCACAATAA
- the nifT gene encoding putative nitrogen fixation protein NifT, giving the protein MKLMIRKNNNGALMAYVPKKDLEVAITESEKPELWGGVVTLANGWRLELPEMPGDTRLPITIEARRLEG; this is encoded by the coding sequence ATGAAGCTGATGATTCGTAAAAATAACAACGGCGCGTTGATGGCGTATGTGCCCAAGAAAGATCTTGAAGTAGCCATTACGGAGTCCGAAAAGCCGGAGCTGTGGGGCGGAGTGGTGACGCTGGCGAACGGCTGGCGCCTGGAATTACCGGAGATGCCCGGTGATACCCGCCTACCTATTACCATAGAAGCGCGTCGTCTGGAGGGCTGA
- a CDS encoding 2Fe-2S iron-sulfur cluster-binding protein: protein MPIITIQPSGKTVEMPVGASLAAAVIAAGEPMVLKCEGKGECDSCHIFVQEGRKSISKIQRLENERLDSIVGVGSKSRLACQAMIGEEDVVIELLGFSSGL from the coding sequence ATGCCCATTATCACCATCCAACCCAGCGGTAAGACTGTCGAAATGCCTGTGGGTGCCAGTCTCGCCGCCGCAGTGATCGCCGCCGGTGAACCCATGGTCCTGAAGTGCGAAGGCAAAGGCGAATGCGATAGCTGCCATATTTTCGTCCAGGAAGGGCGGAAGAGTATTTCGAAAATCCAGCGCCTGGAAAATGAACGCCTGGATAGCATCGTTGGGGTTGGCAGCAAATCCCGTCTGGCCTGTCAGGCTATGATCGGCGAGGAAGATGTCGTTATAGAACTTTTGGGTTTTTCTTCCGGCCTATAA
- a CDS encoding nitrogen fixation protein NifZ, with protein sequence MMDLRPPRFDWGLSVLARDDILNDGTYPGEAEQAVLVPKDSPGEIVRVGHHEESNMPLYLVEFANGKVVGCLEEEIVPSGKPRA encoded by the coding sequence ATGATGGATTTGCGTCCCCCCCGATTTGATTGGGGCCTCAGTGTATTGGCTCGAGATGATATCTTAAATGATGGAACTTATCCGGGAGAAGCAGAACAGGCCGTGTTGGTGCCCAAAGATAGTCCGGGGGAAATCGTTCGGGTAGGTCATCACGAGGAGAGCAATATGCCACTCTACCTGGTAGAGTTTGCCAACGGCAAGGTGGTAGGTTGCCTGGAAGAGGAAATCGTACCTTCAGGGAAGCCGAGGGCATGA
- a CDS encoding nitrogen fixation protein NifZ, protein MAGISRDSETVELTAEPSFNYGDKVRSRKYVRNDGTFPGKEVGEVLIDKGDIGYVASIGTYLQQFYIYGVDFYERGYKVGMKGRELDLVDDGQATEEEIS, encoded by the coding sequence ATGGCCGGAATAAGCAGGGACAGCGAAACGGTAGAGTTGACCGCAGAGCCAAGTTTCAATTATGGCGATAAAGTGCGTTCACGTAAGTACGTGCGTAACGATGGCACCTTTCCCGGCAAGGAAGTCGGTGAGGTACTTATTGACAAGGGCGATATAGGCTATGTCGCCAGTATCGGTACGTATCTTCAACAGTTTTATATTTACGGGGTTGATTTTTACGAAAGAGGTTACAAGGTCGGCATGAAGGGCCGTGAGTTGGATCTTGTGGACGACGGTCAGGCTACGGAGGAGGAAATCTCATGA